The window TAAATTCATGTTGGACGGATGATAAAACAGATCAAAATTCTCATACAAATCATCTGCTGTAATCTGCTCAATCGAAGCAACCGTACCAGCAATATCATGAGCCAAGGGAGTTTGAGGGTAAAGTGACCCTAAAATTCCTGTAAACAATCGATAATCGACATCATCTTGATACATTTCGATTTCTTGCTCGATAATCCCTTGTTCTCGTGCCACATTTCCATCTGTAAAATAAGGTTGACGAACAAAAGATTGTAACAAAGCCAAGGCTGGCAAAACCTCTTGAGTAGTAGAAAATAGATAACTAGTCTGTCTAAAACTGGTATAGGCATTGGCACTGGCACCAAATTTCGAAAACTCATTCATGACATCTTCTCCATCTTCCGTTTCAAACAACTTATGCTCTAAGAAATGTGCGATACCAGCAGGATAGCTACTAGACCTACCATCTTCAAAAAGAATATGGGTATGTAAAGCTCCAAAATTTGTCGTAATCACTCCGTAAGTTTCATGAAAATCGGTCTTAGGCAAGAGAATGACTGTCAACCCGTTGTCAAGTTGTGTCTGATAGACAGGTTCTTTCAGATACGGATACTTTTTCTCGATTAATTTCATTCCTCTGTTCCCTCCATAAAGTAAACAGCCTGTAAATTTATCATCTTGCCCACTCGAACAATATCCTCAATTGACACCAACTTTACAGCTTCTATCCATTCTAACCATGTTAAATTACGTTCCCCCATACTTATCTGGTTGTAGGTCTGTTCTATCAAGTTATTCTGTCTATCTTGAGCAAGGGTTGCTGAATGAATAAGCATATTCTTTGTCAACTCTAATTCATCCTCTGTAAACTTTCCTCGTTTCAAATCGAGCAATTGCTTACTAATTAGTTTCATCACTTTCAAACGATCTCCGCGGCTGATGCCTGCATAAACCTTCATCATTCCAGAAAAAATAGACACCTGACTTCCGATTGTATAGGCCAAACTCTCCTTTTCACGAATATTTACAAACAATTTAGAATGTGAAAAGGCACCGAGTAAACCATTAAAAACAACTAAGGCAGGGTAATTTACATCATTGTAAAGGACTTGTAAATGATAAGCCAATTCTAAAATGGATTGTCTTGCCTGTTTGCGTTCGACCTTCTCGCGAGTAACCTTTGAATAGTTCTGCTGATATTCTAATTCTAACTTAGGTTTTCTATAAGTAAATTTGAAGGTTTCCAATTTTTCACGAACCAAGTCCTGATTGACAGTTCCAATGACAAAGATGTCAATCTTATCTACCCGCAACATATTCCGATAGATTTTAAATACCGATTCTGCTGTTTCCTTCTCAACTAAATCTAGACGACTAACTCGCGGAATTTGTAAGGCCTCATCTTGATAAAATAACCTATTTAATTCGACATCAGCATGGTAGAAATTATCTTCTACCTCAGACTCAAGAAAATTGATTAAATTCTTTTTCTCCACTTCAAAGATTTTCTGATCAAACCCCCGACCTTGCTTGAGAGGACGAAATAGGCAGGCATATAAAAAATCAAGAATTGCTAGGGTAATATCTTCATTATTAGGCAAATAACGTGGATTGACGTAAGAAATGGTCAAATCAACTAGATGTACACGGCCACGTTTAGCAACAGACGTTGAGAAATGTGCTCCGTATAGCTCTGCCAACCGCCTACGCATCGCCTGAGCCGTTGGATAATCTTGGTTGCCCATTTCCAGAATATTAGCAACTAGCACACGTCCTGCT is drawn from Streptococcus sp. 29892 and contains these coding sequences:
- the yfmF gene encoding EF-P 5-aminopentanol modification-associated protein YfmF, with the translated sequence MKLQEGIDLHFIETDQFTTNRIKVRFAAEMNEATVAGRVLVANILEMGNQDYPTAQAMRRRLAELYGAHFSTSVAKRGRVHLVDLTISYVNPRYLPNNEDITLAILDFLYACLFRPLKQGRGFDQKIFEVEKKNLINFLESEVEDNFYHADVELNRLFYQDEALQIPRVSRLDLVEKETAESVFKIYRNMLRVDKIDIFVIGTVNQDLVREKLETFKFTYRKPKLELEYQQNYSKVTREKVERKQARQSILELAYHLQVLYNDVNYPALVVFNGLLGAFSHSKLFVNIREKESLAYTIGSQVSIFSGMMKVYAGISRGDRLKVMKLISKQLLDLKRGKFTEDELELTKNMLIHSATLAQDRQNNLIEQTYNQISMGERNLTWLEWIEAVKLVSIEDIVRVGKMINLQAVYFMEGTEE